A portion of the Tachysurus fulvidraco isolate hzauxx_2018 chromosome 8, HZAU_PFXX_2.0, whole genome shotgun sequence genome contains these proteins:
- the mapk7 gene encoding mitogen-activated protein kinase 7 isoform X2 — MIRSRMSSSEVAKSKDTVAKIKRECSSDENQQVPEVEQHSQNVNDVSTSADENTVAAKNLALLKAFSLDVKFEVGEEYDIIETIGTGAYGVVSSARRRDNGQQVAIKKIPNAFEVVTNAKRTLRELKILKHFKHDNIIAIKDILQPSVPPSAFKSVYVVLDLMESDLHQIIHSRQPLTSEHTRYFLYQLLRGLKYIHSANVIHRDLKPSNLLVNENCELKIGDFGMARGLSAAHAEESRSFMTEYVATRWYRAPELLLSLHHYSLAIDLWSVGCIFAEMLGRKQLFPGKHYVHQLQLILSVLGTPPESVVGTIGAERVRSYIQSLPFRAPVPLSKLYPQAEPVALDLLNAMLHFDPRERISVCQALEHPYLAKYHDQDDEPVCVPAFDFEFDRQPMGREQIKEAILAEIQDFHQKKQGSKKIHFKPLQRLGQVAESTGNHVYPMVPSTQNQSNVTRPQQQKVNHNLAVAQSSVTFVPSLNKQALPPVFAHLANYMTPFTRNCQDVDMPSANSDGQPETIDLTTPTSSQGTPPCEPTGDCTKREDCAPANQVSAVQTVQSQALHQPPASTAPQSSITKSSVSLSLSQMQAYSLSQSLSHSLGKGGKGTSGETTRKEGAISDDTKAALKAALLKSALRQKARDGSAAALGIDLGSGTGSSSCLTSSSGTEHRRPVTAQERQREREEKRRKRQERAIERKKKLREKEKKEGKSGESLGGVMLSDNDKKLLERWGRMMDKSQFIDNKTSNNMPGSCQMQATVGKGALSSDTVESVADKQPSELQAFKPPQQMPQINQCVASGIFDPCATFNSLPIPLDSAQNGDIGMVAISGDRGVGGGALAIVGGGTLVAAPCTLAKSDALKPQPPTQFQGCGTVLTSVGNWTGNPSGGGMAQQQQAQIQHQSQQVQLSPLQLGHGSLPQQSLLLTQTQSLTHPQQTQPLPSIEMTITNPPVKLFSSDSFIKKPLSGIQGTSTSLSNQNTVVASEPMEKLCSELGRQQNGTPSHEASHEVPGPSAQTSLTDTGLPGSCRAPDIHTVTLQLSKSQAVELDMASVLILTISSLSRCLTSSTQTSGKATTILHLFLHPCCQIGWKYTA; from the exons ATGATAag GTCCAGGATGTCATCCAGTGAAGTTGCGAAATCAAAAGACACCGTTGCCAAAATTAAAAGGGAGTGTAGCAGTGATGAGAATCAACAGGTACCTGAGGTGGAACAGCACTCCCAGAACGTCAACGATGTGTCCACCAGTGCAGATGAAAACACTGTGGCTGCGAAGAACCTGGCACTTCTTAAAGCCTTTTCTTTAGATGTGAAGTTTGAGGTCGGTGAAGAGTATGACATTATCGAGACCATCGGCACAGGTGCCTATGGCGTTGTGTCATCTGCCAGGAGGCGGGACAATG GGCAACAGGTGGCTATAAAGAAGATCCCGAATGCGTTTGAAGTTGTGACGAATGCCAAACGCACACTTCGAGAGCTCAAGATCCTCAAACACTTTAAACATGACAACATTATTGCAATTAAGGACATCCTTCAGCCGTCGGTGCCTCCTTCAGCCTTTAAATCGGT GTATGTTGTCCTTGACCTAATGGAGAGTGACCTACACCAGATCATCCACTCAAGACAGCCTTTGACCTCTGAGCACACGCGCTACTTTCTGTACCAGCTGTTGCGTGGTCTGAAATACATCCACTCAGCCAATGTAATCCACCGCGACCTGAAGCCTTCAAACCTGTTGGTGAACGAGAACTGTGAGCTGAAGATAGGGGACTTTGGCATGGCCCGGGGTCTAAGTGCTGCCCATGCTGAGGAGTCACGTTCCTTCATGACAGAGTATGTGGCTACACGTTGGTACCGTGCACCAGAGCTTCTGCTCTCACTTCATCACTACAGCCTTGCCATTGACCTCTGGTCGGTGGGCTGCATTTTTGCCGAGATGCTGGGTCGTAAGCAGCTCTTCCCAGGCAAGCACTATGTGCACCAGCTGCAGCTGATTCTCTCTGTCTTGGGTACACCACCTGAGAGTGTAGTGGGTACTATTGGAGCTGAAAGAGTGCGCTCATACATCCAGAGCTTGCCTTTTAGGGCACCTGTGCCTCTCAGCAAACTGTACCCACAGGCTGAACCTGTTGCATTGGACCTTCTGAACGCCATGCTGCACTTTGACCCTCGTGAACGGATTAGTGTGTGCCAGGCACTAGAGCACCCCTACCTTGCCAAATATCATGACCAAGATgatgaacctgtgtgtgtgcctgcctttGATTTTGAGTTTGACCGACAGCCAATGGGGCGAGAGCAGATCAAGGAGGCCATACTTGCTGAAATACAGGACTTCCACCAGAAGAAACAAGGTAGCAAGAAGATCCATTTCAAACCGCTTCAGAGACTGGGACAAGTGGCAGAGAGCACAGGTAATCATGTCTATCCAATGGTGCCCAGTACTCAAAACCAGTCAAATGTGACACGCCCTCAGCAGCAAAAAGTAAATCACAATTTGGCCGTAGCACAGAGTTCTGTCACGTTTGTTCCTTCATTAAATAAGCAAGCTCTTCCACCAGTTTTTGCCCATCTTGCCAATTATATGACACCATTCACAAGAAATTGTCAGGATGTGGACATGCCCAGTGCAAATTCAGATGGACAACCAGAGACCATAGACCTTACCACTCCCACATCCAGCCAAGGCACACCACCTTGTGAACCAACTGGAGATTGCACCAAGAGGGAGGACTGTGCTCCTGCAAATCAAGTTTCTGCTGTACAGACAGTTCAGAGCCAGGCACTTCACCAGCCACCAGCCTCTACAGCACCTCAATCCAGTATCACAAAATCCAGTGTCTCTCTTTCACTATCTCAGATGCAagcttattctctctctcagtcgCTTTCTCATTCACTTGGAAAAGGGGGGAAAGGAACTTCTGGAGAAACCACTAGAAAGGAAGGAGCAATTTCTGATGATACCAAAGCAGcacttaaagcagctttactcaAGTCGGCACTAAGGCAAAAGGCACGAG ATGGAAGTGCTGCAGCCCTGGGTATAGACCTGGGCAGTGGGACTGGGAGCTCTTCTTGCTTGACTTCATCCTCTGGTACAGAACACAGGAGACCTGTTACAGCACAAGAGAGACAGcgggaaagagaagagaaaagaaggaaaagacaGGAACGAGCAATTGAGCGAAAGAAAAAGCtaagagaaaaggagaaaaaggaagGGAAATCAGGCGAGTCCTTGGGTGGTGTCATGCTGAGTGACAATGACAAGAAGCTGCTGGAGCGGTGGGGAAGAATGATGGACAAATCACAGTTCATTGACAATAAAACCTCCAATAATATGCCAGGTTCTTGCCAGATGCAAGCAACTGTGGGAAAAGGCGCGTTGTCTTCAGACACTGTAGAGTCAGTGGCAGACAAACAACCAAGTGAGTTGCAGGCATTCAAACCACCCCAACAAATGCCTCAGATTAATCAGTGTGTGGCGTCTGGAATATTCGATCCTTGTGCCACCTTCAATTCCTTGCCAATCCCCTTAGACTCTGCTCAAAATGGGGACATCGGGATGGTGGCAATTAGTGGAGATAGAGGTGTAGGGGGTGGGGCTTTAGCCATAGTTGGAGGTGGAACACTTGTTGCAGCCCCATGTACCCTTGCCAAGAGTGATGCATTAaaaccccaacccccaacccaaTTCCAGGGGTGTGGGACAGTATTAACCTCAGTAGGAAACTGGACAGGGAACCCGTCAGGTGGAGGAATGGCACAGCAGCAGCAAGCACAAATCCAGCACCAGTCACAGCAAGTCCAGCTGTCTCCTCTACAGCTAGGTCATGGGAGCTTACCCCAGCAGTCACTTCTGCTCACTCAAACCCAGTCCCTTACACACCCCCAACAAACTCAACCTCTTCCCAGCATTGAAATGACCATCACTAACCCACCTGTCAAACTCTTCTCATCAGACTCCTTCATCAAAAAACCTCTGAGTGGTATTCAGGGCACCAGTACATCGCTCTCTAACCAGAACACCGTAGTTGCTTCTGAGCCCATGGAGAAGTTGTGTTCTGAACTTGGCAGGCAGCAAAATGGTACTCCTTCACATGAAGCTTCTCATGAGGTACCTGGACCATCAGCCCAGACCAGCCTCACAGACACGGGGCTACCAGGAAGCTGCAGAGCACCAGACATTCATACAGTCACACTACAGCTGTCTAAGTCACAG GCAGTGGAGCTGGATATGGCGTCGGTTTTGATCTTGACGATCTCCTCACTCAGTCGCTGTCTGACCTCCAGCACTCAGACCTCAGGGAAAG CCACAACGATTCTGCACCTCTTTCTGCATCCTTGCTGTCAGATTGGCTGGAAGTACACCGCATGA
- the mapk7 gene encoding mitogen-activated protein kinase 7 isoform X1: MIRSRMSSSEVAKSKDTVAKIKRECSSDENQQVPEVEQHSQNVNDVSTSADENTVAAKNLALLKAFSLDVKFEVGEEYDIIETIGTGAYGVVSSARRRDNGQQVAIKKIPNAFEVVTNAKRTLRELKILKHFKHDNIIAIKDILQPSVPPSAFKSVYVVLDLMESDLHQIIHSRQPLTSEHTRYFLYQLLRGLKYIHSANVIHRDLKPSNLLVNENCELKIGDFGMARGLSAAHAEESRSFMTEYVATRWYRAPELLLSLHHYSLAIDLWSVGCIFAEMLGRKQLFPGKHYVHQLQLILSVLGTPPESVVGTIGAERVRSYIQSLPFRAPVPLSKLYPQAEPVALDLLNAMLHFDPRERISVCQALEHPYLAKYHDQDDEPVCVPAFDFEFDRQPMGREQIKEAILAEIQDFHQKKQGSKKIHFKPLQRLGQVAESTGNHVYPMVPSTQNQSNVTRPQQQKVNHNLAVAQSSVTFVPSLNKQALPPVFAHLANYMTPFTRNCQDVDMPSANSDGQPETIDLTTPTSSQGTPPCEPTGDCTKREDCAPANQVSAVQTVQSQALHQPPASTAPQSSITKSSVSLSLSQMQAYSLSQSLSHSLGKGGKGTSGETTRKEGAISDDTKAALKAALLKSALRQKARDGSAAALGIDLGSGTGSSSCLTSSSGTEHRRPVTAQERQREREEKRRKRQERAIERKKKLREKEKKEGKSGESLGGVMLSDNDKKLLERWGRMMDKSQFIDNKTSNNMPGSCQMQATVGKGALSSDTVESVADKQPSELQAFKPPQQMPQINQCVASGIFDPCATFNSLPIPLDSAQNGDIGMVAISGDRGVGGGALAIVGGGTLVAAPCTLAKSDALKPQPPTQFQGCGTVLTSVGNWTGNPSGGGMAQQQQAQIQHQSQQVQLSPLQLGHGSLPQQSLLLTQTQSLTHPQQTQPLPSIEMTITNPPVKLFSSDSFIKKPLSGIQGTSTSLSNQNTVVASEPMEKLCSELGRQQNGTPSHEASHEVPGPSAQTSLTDTGLPGSCRAPDIHTVTLQLSKSQVEDILPPVFSVTPKGSGAGYGVGFDLDDLLTQSLSDLQHSDLRESHNDSAPLSASLLSDWLEVHRMTPADLESLQQELQLGSPMILSDNSNLP, encoded by the exons ATGATAag GTCCAGGATGTCATCCAGTGAAGTTGCGAAATCAAAAGACACCGTTGCCAAAATTAAAAGGGAGTGTAGCAGTGATGAGAATCAACAGGTACCTGAGGTGGAACAGCACTCCCAGAACGTCAACGATGTGTCCACCAGTGCAGATGAAAACACTGTGGCTGCGAAGAACCTGGCACTTCTTAAAGCCTTTTCTTTAGATGTGAAGTTTGAGGTCGGTGAAGAGTATGACATTATCGAGACCATCGGCACAGGTGCCTATGGCGTTGTGTCATCTGCCAGGAGGCGGGACAATG GGCAACAGGTGGCTATAAAGAAGATCCCGAATGCGTTTGAAGTTGTGACGAATGCCAAACGCACACTTCGAGAGCTCAAGATCCTCAAACACTTTAAACATGACAACATTATTGCAATTAAGGACATCCTTCAGCCGTCGGTGCCTCCTTCAGCCTTTAAATCGGT GTATGTTGTCCTTGACCTAATGGAGAGTGACCTACACCAGATCATCCACTCAAGACAGCCTTTGACCTCTGAGCACACGCGCTACTTTCTGTACCAGCTGTTGCGTGGTCTGAAATACATCCACTCAGCCAATGTAATCCACCGCGACCTGAAGCCTTCAAACCTGTTGGTGAACGAGAACTGTGAGCTGAAGATAGGGGACTTTGGCATGGCCCGGGGTCTAAGTGCTGCCCATGCTGAGGAGTCACGTTCCTTCATGACAGAGTATGTGGCTACACGTTGGTACCGTGCACCAGAGCTTCTGCTCTCACTTCATCACTACAGCCTTGCCATTGACCTCTGGTCGGTGGGCTGCATTTTTGCCGAGATGCTGGGTCGTAAGCAGCTCTTCCCAGGCAAGCACTATGTGCACCAGCTGCAGCTGATTCTCTCTGTCTTGGGTACACCACCTGAGAGTGTAGTGGGTACTATTGGAGCTGAAAGAGTGCGCTCATACATCCAGAGCTTGCCTTTTAGGGCACCTGTGCCTCTCAGCAAACTGTACCCACAGGCTGAACCTGTTGCATTGGACCTTCTGAACGCCATGCTGCACTTTGACCCTCGTGAACGGATTAGTGTGTGCCAGGCACTAGAGCACCCCTACCTTGCCAAATATCATGACCAAGATgatgaacctgtgtgtgtgcctgcctttGATTTTGAGTTTGACCGACAGCCAATGGGGCGAGAGCAGATCAAGGAGGCCATACTTGCTGAAATACAGGACTTCCACCAGAAGAAACAAGGTAGCAAGAAGATCCATTTCAAACCGCTTCAGAGACTGGGACAAGTGGCAGAGAGCACAGGTAATCATGTCTATCCAATGGTGCCCAGTACTCAAAACCAGTCAAATGTGACACGCCCTCAGCAGCAAAAAGTAAATCACAATTTGGCCGTAGCACAGAGTTCTGTCACGTTTGTTCCTTCATTAAATAAGCAAGCTCTTCCACCAGTTTTTGCCCATCTTGCCAATTATATGACACCATTCACAAGAAATTGTCAGGATGTGGACATGCCCAGTGCAAATTCAGATGGACAACCAGAGACCATAGACCTTACCACTCCCACATCCAGCCAAGGCACACCACCTTGTGAACCAACTGGAGATTGCACCAAGAGGGAGGACTGTGCTCCTGCAAATCAAGTTTCTGCTGTACAGACAGTTCAGAGCCAGGCACTTCACCAGCCACCAGCCTCTACAGCACCTCAATCCAGTATCACAAAATCCAGTGTCTCTCTTTCACTATCTCAGATGCAagcttattctctctctcagtcgCTTTCTCATTCACTTGGAAAAGGGGGGAAAGGAACTTCTGGAGAAACCACTAGAAAGGAAGGAGCAATTTCTGATGATACCAAAGCAGcacttaaagcagctttactcaAGTCGGCACTAAGGCAAAAGGCACGAG ATGGAAGTGCTGCAGCCCTGGGTATAGACCTGGGCAGTGGGACTGGGAGCTCTTCTTGCTTGACTTCATCCTCTGGTACAGAACACAGGAGACCTGTTACAGCACAAGAGAGACAGcgggaaagagaagagaaaagaaggaaaagacaGGAACGAGCAATTGAGCGAAAGAAAAAGCtaagagaaaaggagaaaaaggaagGGAAATCAGGCGAGTCCTTGGGTGGTGTCATGCTGAGTGACAATGACAAGAAGCTGCTGGAGCGGTGGGGAAGAATGATGGACAAATCACAGTTCATTGACAATAAAACCTCCAATAATATGCCAGGTTCTTGCCAGATGCAAGCAACTGTGGGAAAAGGCGCGTTGTCTTCAGACACTGTAGAGTCAGTGGCAGACAAACAACCAAGTGAGTTGCAGGCATTCAAACCACCCCAACAAATGCCTCAGATTAATCAGTGTGTGGCGTCTGGAATATTCGATCCTTGTGCCACCTTCAATTCCTTGCCAATCCCCTTAGACTCTGCTCAAAATGGGGACATCGGGATGGTGGCAATTAGTGGAGATAGAGGTGTAGGGGGTGGGGCTTTAGCCATAGTTGGAGGTGGAACACTTGTTGCAGCCCCATGTACCCTTGCCAAGAGTGATGCATTAaaaccccaacccccaacccaaTTCCAGGGGTGTGGGACAGTATTAACCTCAGTAGGAAACTGGACAGGGAACCCGTCAGGTGGAGGAATGGCACAGCAGCAGCAAGCACAAATCCAGCACCAGTCACAGCAAGTCCAGCTGTCTCCTCTACAGCTAGGTCATGGGAGCTTACCCCAGCAGTCACTTCTGCTCACTCAAACCCAGTCCCTTACACACCCCCAACAAACTCAACCTCTTCCCAGCATTGAAATGACCATCACTAACCCACCTGTCAAACTCTTCTCATCAGACTCCTTCATCAAAAAACCTCTGAGTGGTATTCAGGGCACCAGTACATCGCTCTCTAACCAGAACACCGTAGTTGCTTCTGAGCCCATGGAGAAGTTGTGTTCTGAACTTGGCAGGCAGCAAAATGGTACTCCTTCACATGAAGCTTCTCATGAGGTACCTGGACCATCAGCCCAGACCAGCCTCACAGACACGGGGCTACCAGGAAGCTGCAGAGCACCAGACATTCATACAGTCACACTACAGCTGTCTAAGTCACAG GTTGAAGATATTTTGCCCCCTGTTTTTTCTGTGACTCCCAAAGGCAGTGGAGCTGGATATGGCGTCGGTTTTGATCTTGACGATCTCCTCACTCAGTCGCTGTCTGACCTCCAGCACTCAGACCTCAGGGAAAG CCACAACGATTCTGCACCTCTTTCTGCATCCTTGCTGTCAGATTGGCTGGAAGTACACCGCATGACCCCAGCCGACTTGGAATCACTTCAGCAGGAGCTTCAGCTTGGATCTCCCATGATTCTTTCTGACAATTCCAACCTCCCTTAG